The Helicobacter cetorum MIT 00-7128 region TTGCAAGAAGTCGCACCACAAATCCAAGAAGATGCGAAAAAGCTAGCGGAGTTTAACTCCCAAGCTAATGGCAATAACTTAAGCGCACAAAGATTTAGCTCTCTAGTTCAAGGTATCATTGATACTTCTAAGAATATTGTAACTGAGCTTGATAAAGGTCATCTTATGACTAACGCTGAGTTAAACACAACTATACAAACAAGCTTGCAAATGGCACAAAGGGCTAATGGGCTTGATAACTACCTAGCTAATGCCAAAAACACTTTGCAAAAAATCATCAATCTAAATTCAGAAGTTAAAAGCACCCCCTATCTCCCAGAGTTTCGTGCTGGCAATAGCAGACAAACTAACATTATGAATGGCTTTTATACCAAATGGGGATACAAACAATTCTTTGGTAAAAAGCGTAATATTGGTCTAAGATACTATGGATTCTTCTCTTATAATGGAGCTAATATTGGCTTTAAATCTACTTATAATACCGTAGGTCTATACACTTATGGGGTAGGCACTGATGTGCTTTATAACATCTTTGAAAGGCTTTATCAAAATAAGATTGTTAATATGGGGGTGTTTGGTGGGATTCAATTAGCTGGCGAGACCTTTAACTCTTCATTAAGGCATGACCCCAATTTAGTCGCTAAGGTGCATAACACGCATTTTCAATTCCTCTTTGACTTAGGCTTTCGTATGAACTTTGGAAAAATGGGGTTAAAGACTAAGCGCCATAGACAACACACTGTAGAAATTGGTGTGCAAGTGCCTACTATCTATAACACCTATTATAAGTCTGCTGGAACTACAGTGAGATACTTCCGTCCTTATAGCGTGTATTGGTCTTATGGGTATTCATTCTAAGAAAGGGGAAAAGAAAGATGAAAATAACAACAACAAAGTTTAACAAGGAAAATTCTGTGAAACATTTTAAAAACAATATCAAATTTTTAGCCCCTTTAAGCCTAGTGCTTTCTTTATCTCTAAGCCCCTTAAGTGCTGAAGAAGATGGAGGCTTTATGACCTTTGGTTATGAATTAGGTCAAGTAGTGCAGAGTGTGAAGAATCCTAATAAATACAAGGAAATAGAACTTGCCAATGAGATTAATGCCACAAAAACTATCAATATCAATAATGAGCATATGGGTGCTAATATCGTGGGGAATTTGGGCAATTTGCTTATGGTGCAATTACAAAATCTTGGCAATCTCTATCCGCAACCAAAAAGTG contains the following coding sequences:
- a CDS encoding outer membrane protein gives rise to the protein MLFKSKALFLSLVCCIGLYAEDNGGFFTLGYELGQVMQDVKNPGKAQADNLARELNNNVTNNVYMNQASLSVGGNIVGALSNAFTKYLYAFLGAYNANELGLSAPIDTTSQTQQSLLDESAKLIINTMVGSGYCTNLTSTNRINCINSGYTWQPSLSARLESNLSNGYEGTSYPNLSHQLSYLTSANVFFETIDDYLKGKTSYTKYLNFIQNQQKILQEVAPQIQEDAKKLAEFNSQANGNNLSAQRFSSLVQGIIDTSKNIVTELDKGHLMTNAELNTTIQTSLQMAQRANGLDNYLANAKNTLQKIINLNSEVKSTPYLPEFRAGNSRQTNIMNGFYTKWGYKQFFGKKRNIGLRYYGFFSYNGANIGFKSTYNTVGLYTYGVGTDVLYNIFERLYQNKIVNMGVFGGIQLAGETFNSSLRHDPNLVAKVHNTHFQFLFDLGFRMNFGKMGLKTKRHRQHTVEIGVQVPTIYNTYYKSAGTTVRYFRPYSVYWSYGYSF